In Neofelis nebulosa isolate mNeoNeb1 chromosome 7, mNeoNeb1.pri, whole genome shotgun sequence, the following proteins share a genomic window:
- the OXA1L gene encoding mitochondrial inner membrane protein OXA1L — protein MAMGLMCGRRELLRLLRPQRQFHSVAGPSHWPQKPLTAGHLFPAGRCCERPHYVLLAAPGPRGLSTSVILFSEAQVQAPPVIPATPSPTAITEVASGETADVIQTAAEQSFAELGLGSYTPVGLIQNLLEFMHVNLGLPWWGAIAACTVLARCLVFPLIVKGQREAAKIHNHLPEIQKFSTRIREAKLAGDHAEFYKASSEMTFYQKKHDIKLFRPLILPLTQAPIFISFFIALREMANLPVPSLQTGGLLWFQDLTLSDPTYILPLVVTATMWGVLELGAETGVQSSDLQWMRNIIRVMPLAVLPVTIHFPTAVFMYWLSSNVFSLGQVSCLRIPAVRTILKIPQRVVHDSDKLLPQEGFLKSFKKGWKNAELAHQLQERERRMQNHLELAARGPLRQTFTHNPLLQPGKNQPPSTPSSSSANPKSKQPWRDTLS, from the exons ATGGCGATGGGATTGATGTGCGGACGCCGGGAGCTTCTTCGCCTGTTACGGCCACAGCGTCAG TTCCACAGCGTCGCAGGGCCCTCACATTGGCCCCAGAAACCGCTGACCGCGGGGCACCTCTTCCCAGCCGGCCGGTGCTGCGAGCGCCCGCACTATGTCCTCCTCGCGGCCCCTGGCCCACGGGGCCTCAGTACCTCTGTGATCTTGTTCTCAGAAGCCCAG GTTCAGGCCCCTCCTGTCATTCCTGCAACTCCCTCACCCACAGCCATAACGGAGGTGGCTTCTGGAGAGACTGCAGATGTAATCCAAACTGCTGCAGAACAGAGCTTCGCTGAACTGGGGCTGGGGTCATACACCCCAGTGGGACTAATTCAGAACTTACTGGAATTTATGCATGTTAACCTGGGCCTACCTTGGTGGGGGGCCATTGCTGCAT GTACAGTCCTTGCCCGATGCCTGGTGTTTCCTCTCATCGTGAAGGGCCAACGAGAAGCAGCCAAGATCCACAACCACTTGCCAGAGATCCAGAAGTTTTCCACTCGAATCAGAGAGGCCAAGTTGGCAGGAGACCATGCTGAGT TTTACAAGGCCTCCTCGGAAATGACATTTTACCAGAAAAAGCATGATATTAAACTCTTTAGACCTCTTATTCTACCTCTGACTCAG GCCCCAATCTTCATCTCCTTCTTCATTGCCTTGAGAGAAATGGCCAACCTTCCTGTGCCCAGCCTGCAGACAGGCGGCCTCCTATGGTTCCAGGATCTCACACTGTCTGACCCCACCTACATATTACCACTGGTAGTAACTGCTACAATGTGGGGTGTCCTTGAG tTAGGCGCTGAGACTGGTGTACAAAGTTCTGATCTTCAGTGGATGAGAAATATAATCAGAGTGATGCCCCTAGCAGTCTTGCCCGTAACTATCCATTTCCCCACG GCTGTGTTCATGTATTGGCTCTCCTCCAATGTGTTTTCCCTGGGCCAGGTGTCTTGCCTCCGGATTCCAGCCGTACGGACTATACTTAAAATCCCCCAGCGTGTGGTGCATGACTCTGACAAATTACTTCCACAGGAAGGCTTCTTAAAAAGCTTCAAAAAAG GGTGGAAGAACGCTGAACTGGCTCATCAGCTACAAGAGCGCGAACGACGCATGCAGAATCACTTAGAGCTAGCAGCCAGGG GTCCCTTACGACAGACCTTTACCCACAACCCTCTGCTACAGCCTGGAAAGAACCAGCCTCCCAGCACCCCGAGTAGCAGCAGCGCCAACCCAAAGTCAAAGCAGCCCTGGCGTGACACACTCAGCTGA